One Pseudomonas syringae CC1557 genomic window, TTGGTCATGCCTTCAAGGGTGTGCAAGTGCGTCCCGGCGCGAAACGCCGAGGTGGCATCGGCCAGTGGCCAGCGCTCACGAATCAGTCGTGCATCCCGTGCACCGGACAGGTAACCCGCGCGGGTGAACATTCCGCGTGCCTGCTCCCGGCCAAGACGTTCGATGATCTCGCGGCGCAGGTTGCCGAAAGACGAACTGTGGAGCAGCAGCATGCGCTGATCGTTGAGCCAGATGCGGCCGTCCTCGGGCGAGAAAAACAGGCAGCCGGTCAGCTCTTCGGCGGTCGGTGAAGCGCTGGCGCCCGGCTGTGTGCTGTCGCCGCGCGGCGAGAAGTGCTCAGTGGCGACGCTGTGATCGGGAAGTTGGCAGTGAGGAGTGTTCATGGTCTGACCTCGGACCGGCGATAGTATTCAAATGATCATGTGGCTTGCAGGTTATTAATCACGAGCTGATCAAATGAGCAAGTTCGGGGAGCCGGTCTGGTTATCTTTTTAGTTTTTAAAAAACGTTTAATGGTCGCAAGGCCCTTTGCCAGAGCGGCTCAGCGCTAATATGACAACGTCGTGGCAATCCCGGCACAGGCTTTGCTCTGGAAGAATTACGGCGCGTGCTGTCCAGTTGAATGGAGTGCAGGCGATTACAACCATAAAAGCCGGAGTCTGAACATGTCAGCGTCTGATGCCACCCCTCTTTTGCACTGCGCGATTGAAGCCGAATGCGTCTTCAATGGCGGCTGGATTCCTTCTTCCGCGCCAAGCGTGCCGGTCATCGAACCGGCAACCGGCGAATTACTGATGAACACTGCCATGGCAGACGCAGCCGATATTGCGGTTGCCTGCCGTGAAGCCGCGCTTGCCCAGCCAGCATGGGCTGCCATGGGGCCGCGCGAAAAAGCCGAAATATTTCTTCTCGCGGCTGATCATGCGGTGTGTGCGTACGATGAGTTGTCACTGTACGTGGCCCGCGAAACGGGAGGCAGCCTGCACAAGGGGCAGCATGAAGTGAACGAATGCATCGTACTGCTGCGTCAGGCGGCGGGCATGCTTTCACAGGCGCATGGCCACGGCTTGATGCTGCCCGGTGCAGCAGGTCGTCTGTCGTATGCGCGTCGAGTTGCGCATGGCGTCGTGGGGGTCATCTCACCGTTCAATTTTCCGCTGGTACTGTCCCTGCGCTCTGTAGCCCCGGCGCTGGCCGCGGGCAATGCCGTGGTCCTCAAGCCTGACCCGCAGACCCCGGTCAGTGGCGGGTTCCTGATCGCCCGGCTGTTCGAGGAGGCGGGCCTGCCCAAGGGCTTGCTGCACGTTCTGCCGGGTGGGGCGGACGCAGGTGAGGCGCTGTGTCGCGATACCAACGTGCGGATGATCACCTTCACTGGATCGACTGCCGCAGGACGTAAAGTCGCCGAAGTGGCCGGGCGCAATCTGAAAAAGGTCTCGCTGGAACTGGGCGGCAAGAATCCGCTGATTATCCTCGAAGACGCCGACCTGGACTTGGCCGCCAGCAATGCCGCGTTCGGCGCCTGGCTGCATCAGGGGCAGATCTGCATGGCCACCGGGTTGATTCTGGTTCACGAGTCGATCGCTGCCAGCCTGACCCGCAAGCTGGCGGACAAGGCCCGGGCGCTGACAGTGGGTAATGCGGCGCGTGGTGAAGCTGCGCTGGGCCCCCTGATCAATCAGCGCCAAGTGCAGCACGTTCATCAGGTGGTCAGCGACAGCCTGCACGCGGGAGCTCAACTGGAAACCGGTGGCGAATACGACGGTCTGTTCTACCGGCCGACCGTGCTCAGCAACGTGAAGCCCGGCATGCGTGCGTTCGAAGAGGAAATATTCGGGCCGGTGGCCGTGGTGGCGAGTTTCGCCAACGATGAGGAGGCCATCGAACTGGCCAATCGTTCGGAATACGGGCTGGCGGCTGCTGTCATTTCTCCCGATGTGGGACGTGCGACGGCGATTGGCGACCGGCTCCGGTGCGGCATGCTGCACATCAATGATCAGACCGTGGCGGATGAATGCGTCAACTCGTTCGGCGGCCGGGGTGCCTCGGGCAACGGTGGTAGCGCAGGCAGCCCTTCGGACTGGGATGAGTACAGTCAATGGCAGTGGGTAACGGTCAAGCAAAAAGCTCCGACCTATCCTTTCTGAGCTTCGCGGCAGTTTCTGTTTTAGACAGGATGTGTTTCAAACAAGACGTGATTCACAACAACAATAAGAGCGCGTGATTATGAACCTGAACAGCAAAACACTGATCATCACTGGGGTGTCATCCGGCATTGGCGCGGAGGTGGCACGACTGGCCCGCTTCCAGGGCGCCAGGGTTATTGGCATCGACCGCCATGAGCCACAACTCACCGTGGACGGCTTTTTTCAGGCAGACCTGGGCGACCCGGACAGCATCAATGCGCTGGTCGAGCAGCTGCCACGGCAGATCGACGGGCTGTGCAACATTGCCGGCGTGCCCGGCACCGCACCGGTCAAGGCTGTGGCCGAGATCAACTACCTCGGCTTGCGGCATCTGACCCAGTGTCTGCTGCCGCGCATCTCGCCGGGCGGCAGCATCGTCAATGTCTCGTCGATACTGGGCTCGCAGTGGGCCGAGCGTCTGGAGCTGCACAAGGCGCTGGCGACCACTGAAAGCTACAGCGAAGGGCAGCAGTGGCTGGCGGCCAATCCGGTCGCGCAGGACAGTTGTTACCAGTATTTCAAGGAAGCATTGATTGTCTGGAGCTTTCAGCAGTCTCAGGCATGGTTTCGCGAGAAATCCGTCAGGGTCAACTGCGTCGCACCGGGGCCAGTGTTCACGCCTATTCTGGGCGATTTTGTGAGCATGATCGGTGAAGCACGGGTAGCTCGCGACAGCCTGCACATGAAGCGCCCGGCGCTGGCCGATGAAGTGGCTGCGGTGATCGCATTTCTCTGTTCTGACGCGTCGCGCTGGATCAACGGCGTCAACCTGCCAGTGGACGGAGGGCTGGCAGCGTCTTACGTGTAAAGGCCTGGCAGGCTGCCCCCCTGACGGCGCGGTCGCGACGTCGGGGCGCTTGAAAATAACAACAATAAGTACAGGAATCACAAGATGCAGAAGTCTATCTTGCGTACCGTTGCGACCACTTCACTGGTTGCGTTGTCATCGACTGCTTTTGCCTATGACTTGCCTGGCCTGAACCTGGGCAACACCAGCTTCTACGACGGATCGCCAGCCCCGGCGGGGCCAGGCTGGTATCTGGAGGAGTACCTCAGCGCTTCCAGGGCCGACCGTTTCAACGACGTCAACGGCAATAAGCTGCAACTTCCCAAACAGGACGTCGATGCTCTGGCAATGACGACGCAGATTATCTATGTCGGCCAGCCGCTGGCCAATGGCGCGATGCCGGGGATTACCGCGATCAACACTTCACTGGCCCATGTCGATGTGGACGATGGGTTGGACAACACGGTGCTGAGCTCGCGAGCTGGTTTTGGCGATGTGGTCATCGGGCCGTTTCTGCAACTGCCGACCCTGACTCGCGCTGACGGCAGCCCGTTGCTGACTCAGCGCATCGAAGCGGATATCTCCGTTCCGGTGGGCGCCTACAACCGTAATCGCTCAATCAATCCTGGCAGTAACTTCTGGTCCTTCAACCCTTACTACGCTGCGACGTACTGGTTTTCGTCAAAATGGTCGGCCAGCGGGCGTTTCATGTACTTGTGGAACGGCAAGAACGACGACCCCCAGGCAGGTTTTGGTAATGTCTCCGACACCCAGGCGGGTCAGGCACTGCATGCCAACCTGACCCTGCAATATGCCGTGAACGAGCAACTGTCACTGGGTTTGAACGGTTACTGGCTCAAGCAATTCACCGATACCCAGGTGGACGGGCACGACGTCAGCGGCCGCAAGGAAAAAGTCTGGGCCATCGGGCCGGGGTTTTTGTATGCGTTCAACAAAGAGAACGTGCTGTCGGTCAACAGCTACTTTGAACAGGGCGCGGAAAACCGTACCGAAGGCAACAAACTGGTGCTGAATTTCCTGCACAAGTTGTAGCCGTCACACAGGACTCTCGTGCCGATGCGCAGCACTCAGCGTGATACACAAGTATTCTGGCCCAAGGCCGTAGGAGCGAACCGGGCGACGCTTTGCTCATTCGCGAAGACCCAGGTAGGAACTCCCTGCGTCTGGCGGCGGTACCGGCCTCTTCGCGAGCAAGCTCACTGTGTATAACGCTGAGTGCGGAGCACCGGTACGAGATCCGGCCGCGATCAGCCAGCCGTTTTGAACGCGCGCTTTTCGACTGGCAGTGATCGTGACAACACCGTGATCGCCGCCAGTGCCGCAATCACCAGGCCTGGCGACGTTGCCAGCAGCACTCCAGTAGTTCCGGCTCCAGCCGCCAGCAGTTGTCCGGCAGCCAATGGTCCGGCGACCGAGCCCAGGCGACCGATGGCCACCGCAGCGCCGACTCCGGTGGCGCGTACCGAGGTGGGGTAGGCGGGCGGTGCCAGGGCATACAGCACCAATTGCGCAGCGATGACAAACACGCCGGCAGCAAAACCGGCGACCGCCATCGGCACTATGCCGACCGACAGCCCGACACCTGCCAGCGCAGCCAGCAGGCCTGCATAGACAAACAGCACCACCTTGATGCCGTTGCAACGGTCCAGCAGCACGCCACCCAGCAATGAACCCAGCGCTCCGCCGATGTTGAACAGCATTTGCACCATGCCCGCCTGCGGCTTGCTGAAACCCTGGCCGATGAGCAGCGAAGGCAGCCAGTTGAGCAGCATGTACATGACGGTCAGGGTGAAGAAATAGCCAACCCATAGCGCCACTGTCGTGCGGCCACGGCCTTCGCCAAACAGCGCGTTGACGGCTGAGTGTCGAACCGCCGATGTCTGCTCTTTGAAAACGCTGGATTCAGGCAACAACAGAATCATCAGCGGAACCACCAGCAGAGGCGCCAGGCCACCAATGATAAAGGTAGTCTGCCAGTGTTCGCTGGTGAACATCGCCACCACCGCGGCCAGTGCGCCGCCCAACGGAACGCCCGAGTACATGACGCTGATGGCAACCCCGCGATGGCGTTCGCTCACGGCCTCTGCGCACAGCGCAATCAGGTTGGGCAGAGCAGCACCCAGCCCCAGACCGGTCATGAAGCGCACCAGCAACAGGCCTGAATAGGTTTCGATGTAGGCAGTGCTCAGCGAAAAGACCCCAAACAGCAGCACTGCACTGACAAGGATATTCTTGCGACCAATGCGATCAGCGATCCAGCCGCCGAAAAAAGCCCCAGGCAGAAGGCCGATGATGCCGGCGCTGAATACCCAGCCCATCATTTTTGGATCAAGTGCGAAGGTCTCGCGCAGGCCTGCCGCTGCTGTACCGGCAGCCTGCAGGTCGAATCCTTCGATAAGCGCGACGATAAAACACAAGACGATAGTCAGCGTCGAGCGACGCAGCGAACGGTTCATGGCAAGCCTCATTGTTGTTTTTGTCGGGTGGCGAAGTCTGTAAGTGAGCGCTGATCACAGCGTCGGTACAGGTGCTCATCAAGGTAACAAAAATAACTAAAAAATGAAGCTGAGCTTTTTATTCGTGGGATTCAGGATTTAACGCTTTAAAAGCATTGAGTTAAGGGGCCTATCTGCCAGGCCCGTTTAAATAGTTAATTTTATTAATGTTCGATTATCGATCACTCTGCATTGACGGCGACGCCGATTCTCTCAATTCTCTGCCCTCGGGCCAGCGTCATGCGGGACCGAATCCAAAAACAACAACAATAACTGGACATCAATCATGCCGAAGCTCAACAGAGGGGCTGTATCCGCCGTCAATTCGTCTGCTACCTGTCGAGGCATTGCACTCGGCCTGTTGGGTATCAGCGTGTTTCCCGAGCCATTGCTAGCCGAGGGCTTTCTGGAAGACAGCCACGGCACGCTGACCTTGCGCAACTATTACATGGATCGTGATTACAAGGATGAGGGCGCGAAGACCGCTACGCGAGAGTGGGCGCAGGGCTTCATCATGAATGTGGAGTCGGGTTTTACCAACGGACCAGTAGGTTTCGGTCTCGATACGCGGGGCCTGGTGGGCGTCAAGCTGGACTCTGCGCCGGATCGCAGCGGCACCGAATTGCTGCCGGTTTCCGCCAGCAGCGGGCGAGCCGCTGACGAATATTCAAGGCTGGCGTTGACGGGCAAGCTCAAGTTCCGTGAAACCACGGTCAAGACCGGCGATGTGTCGATTTTCCTGCCTTTTGCGTTTGCCAGCCCGTCGCGGTTGCTGCCCCAGACCTTTCGCGGTACGACCATCACCTCAAAGGAAGTCGATGGGCTGACCCTGAACGCGGGCTACATCGATCGCCTCAACAAGCGCGACTCCAGCAACTATCAGGCGATCAGCATCGCCTCACCGAATCGGCGCTTCAATGGTGCGGCAACCTCATCCCACATGGGCTATGCCGGGGGTGACTACCAGATCAGCAAGGAGCTCAGCGTGCGCGCTTATCACGCCGAAGTGGACGACCTCTACACCCAGGATACGCTTGCCATGCTGCATAAACTGCCGGTGGGTGACGGCGTATGGACCACGGATCTACGCAGCTTTTTCAGCCGTGATACGGGCAGCGCAAAGGCTGGCGAGGTGGACAACCAGAACCTCTCGGCGCTGTTGGGCTATAGACTCGGTGGGCATAGCGTCAGCCTCGGCTATATGCATTCCAGTGGCGATACGGCGACGCCTTACGTGTCCGGCACCGAACTGATGGGGTTGAGCGAGATGACCATGAGTTCGGACTTCCTCAATGCCAAGGAGCGCACCTGGCAGGCCATTTATGATTACGACTTCACGGCAGTGGGCATCGTCGGCCTGCGCAGCCGGCTGCGCTATGTGCGCGGTGACAACATCGAGCTGGCCGCTTTCAATGCCGATGACCGCAAGGAGCGCGAGTTTCAGATGGAGCTGGGTTATGTGGTGCAAAGCGGACCGCTGAAAAATGTCAGCCTGCTGGCCCGCAAATCGATCTATCGCAATGACTTCCCGGCAGGTGCGGCCTTTCGCGATGAGAACCAGACTCGCTTTGTGGTGCAGTACAGCCTGCCCATCTGGTAAAGGGCGGCGGGCGGCTTATGATTGGTAAACCTTTTTCAGCAGACGCAGCAGGTCCTGGCGTTCCTGATCGTTGAGTGCTGACGTGGAATCCAGATCGCTGTCGATGGCGATCTGTTTCAGTTCGCGCAGCAATGTTTCACCGGTCTTGCTGAGAAAGATGCCGTATGAACGCTTGTCCGGCTTGCAGCGCACCCGTACAGCTAACGCACGGTTTTCAAGTTTGTTGAGCAATGGCACGACCTGCGGCGGCTCAATCGCCAGCGCCTTGGCAAGATCAGCCTGCATCAGACCGGGGTTCTGTTCGATGATCGCCAGCGCGGAGAACTGGGCAGGCCGCAGATCGTGCGCTGAAAGGCGTCCGATCAGGTTCTGGAAGAGCTTGAGTTGTGCCCTGCGCATGGCGTAACCGATCAGATCATCCAGTGCGGAGTCTGTAGGCGACGGAGACTCTTCAATCTGTGCAGTCGCCTGGCAGACATCGTCGAAGTCGGGTGGCTTGGCCATTGAAAATGCGGTCCTTTCATTGTGGGTTCAGCAGATAAGCCATGTAGTTTGCCGGGGTTGGCAGATGCTGGCTATGGGCATACGCGGTTGTGACCGCCATATCCAGAGTGAGTGCCGTGATTTTACTCGATCTGAATAATAGTTAATTGACATAACTATATTTGTCACCTAGTTTTGACTCATCCACGAATCAAGAACAAGAGAGCACCGCCATGAGCAAGTACGAAGGTCGCTGGACAACCGTCAAGGTCGAAATCGAGCAAGGTATCGCGTGGGTCATTCTCAACCGGCCGGAAAAACGCAATGCCATGAGCCCGACCCTTAACCGGGAAATGATCGATGTGCTGGAAACCCTTGAACAGGACCCTGACGCAGGTGTTCTGGTGCTGACCGGTGCGGGTGAAGCCTGGACGGCCGGCATGGACCTCAAAGAGTACTTTCGAGAAGTGGATGCCGGTCCGGAAATCCTCCAGGAAAAGATCCGCCGCGAGGCTTCTCAATGGCAGTGGAAACTGCTGCGCATGTACGCCAAGCCGACCATCGCCATGGTCAACGGCTGGTGTTTCGGCGGTGGTTTCAGCCCATTGGTCGCTTGCGACCTGGCGATCTGCGCCGACGAGGCAACCTTCGGTTTGTCGGAAATCAACTGGGGCATTCCACCCGGTAATCTGGTGAGCAAGGCGATGGCCGACACCGTGGGCCATCGACAGTCGCTGTACTACATCATGACCGGCAAGACCTTCGACGGTAAAAAAGCCGCCGAGATGGGCCTGGTCAATGAAAGCGTGCCGTTGGCGCAACTGCGTCAGGTGACTATTGACCTGGCACTCAACCTGCTGGAAAAGAACCCGGTGGTGCTGCGCGCCGCCAAGCATGGCTTCAAGCGTTGCCGTGAGCTGACCTGGGAGCAGAACGAAGACTACCTGTACGCCAAACTTGACCAGTCGCGCCTGCTGGACAAGGAAGGCGGTCGCGAACAGGGCATGAAGCAATTCCTGGATGACAAAAGCATCAAGCCCGGGCTGGAGGCCTATAAAAGGTAGCCTTTAGCTGCAAGCTGTGGCCTTGAGCTTGAGGCTTGCGGCTTGAAACGTGAAGCTGTTCCCCTGATAAGAGGAATTACCATGCTGGACGTGCCCCTGTTGATTGGCGGCCAGTCGTGCCCGGCGCGTGACGGACGTACGTTTGACCGCTGTAACGTAAGCGCTCCACAAACCCCATCTAACCAAAGACGACGGTGCGTCTAGGAATGCAAACGAGGCGTACAGTTCCACGGCAGCAAGGCTTCGTAATCTTCAACCGAGGTCGCCAGTGGTAGCCGTTCTAATGCGTGGCGCAGCCACGCATAGGGCTCCTGGCCGTTGGCTTTAGCCGTCTCGACCAAGCTGTAGAGTTGAGCACTGGCCTTGGCACCCTTGGGGGTATCGCTGAATAGCCAGTTCTTGCGTCCGATCACAAACGGTCTGATCGCACGCTCTGCCGCATTGTTGTCGATGGGCAAAAATCCAGCTTCGGTATAGCGCAGCAGCTTTTGCCAGTTGCTGGCTAGATAACTGATCGCCTTACCCAGCGCATTTTGCGCCGTGACGTGAGGCAGCGTTTTCTCCATCCAGGTGTGCAACTGAGTCAGCACCGGTACGCTGTTTTGCTGGCTAGATAACTGATCGCCTTACCCAGCGCATTTTGCGCCGTGACGTGAGGCAGCGTTTTCTCCATCCAGGTGTGCAACTGAGTCAGCACCGGTACGCTGTTTTGCTGGCGAGCTTCATAACGCTGCTCATCGCTGCCTTCTTTCAACGCCCGCTCGATACCGTAAAGCTTGTTGATCAAATTCAGGGCAACATCAGCCGCCCGGTTTTGCCCTTGGGCTGCACTTTTTGTGCTTCTACGAACTTGCGACGAGCATGCGCCCAACAACCCAAGCGCTCGACACCGGCTTGCGCTCCAAGCGCGTTGTAACCGGCGTAATCATCAGTCATCAAGTAGCCACGATAGCCTTCTAGCAGGCGCGTCGGTACCTCCTGCGCACGGCTGGTTGAGTAGTCGAAAAGAACAACAGGCTGATTAGGCGGGCCTCCAGTTTGTACCCACATCCAGGATTGACTGGCGGGCTCTCGATCAGGCTCTTTATTAACCTGCACTCGCGTCTCATCGCAGTGGATGACACGACTTTCCAGCAGTCGATCCCGCATCAAGTTGAGCAAGGGTTGCAGATGCTCGCCGCACTGAATCACCCAGCGCGCCAACGTTTGTCGAGGAATATCCATGCCGTGGCGGCCCAACACTTTTTCAAAGCGGTGAAGCGGTAAACCATCTACATATTTAGTGGTAAGCAGCATCGCCAAAACGCTAGGGCTGGCCATGCTCTTCTCGATCACTTGCGCAGGTTTATCAGCAGTGACCGGGGCTGTTTCGCAGTCGCGGCAGGCATAGACTTTTCGGATGTGTTTGATCACGCGGATCTGCATCGGCACGATTTCAAGCTGCTCGCTGACTTCTTCGCCAATGGTGTGTTTGCGGCAGCCACAAACGCAGGTCAGTTCGTGCTCATGCAGTTCGTGGATGACTTCGACGCGGGGTAAATCGGCAGGCAAAGGTTTGCGCTTGCCACGGCGCCTGGTCGGAGCAACGACCTCTTCATCTGAAGCTTCGTCCACAGGCTCGATGACGCTTTCTACTTCATTGAAGAGGGCCAGTTGCGGCGTTGCCGCATCAGCTGTTTGCTCGGACTTACGTCCGAACAAACGCTGAAGCAGGAGGGCATTCTGTTCTTGTAGCCGAATAATCTTTCCCTTATCCAACTGACGCTCGTCGAACATCTGCCCAAGCAGTTGCTTGAGCAGAACGGGATCATCTGGAAGGTTTTCGGGCACGGAATTCATGCCCTGGATTATACCGAATCAGGCTACGAATCGCGGCGTCAAAACTTGATGAGGACGGTTGCGCCAGAGGTCAAAGCCATCGAGCATCCAGTTGAGTTCCTGAACCGTCAGGACAATCGCTTCGTCGGTGGCGTCTGGCGATGTTTTGAATCGTTCGGACTCCAGACGCTTGAGCCAAAGGCAAAAGCCATTGCGCTCCCAGTACAAGATCTTCACGCGGTTGCGTGGCTTGTTGAGGAAGACGAAAAGTACTGGATCAAAGACGGCGACCTTGATGTCCAGTTCGACCAATGCCGCCAGACCGTCGATAGACTTTCGGAAGTCCACAGGCTTGGGTACAGATACACTTTTTCGACTTTGGCATCGGGTCGCATCATGGCGAGCTGGCTCCTGAGGGAATCGGGATCACAGCTTCCGGATCAGCTAAGCACTTTGAATGTGGGGTTTATGGAGCGCTTACGCTGTAACCCGGTAACTGGCGAGGTGGTTTCGCGGATTGCTGCAGCGACTGTCGAGGATGCAGATGCGGCCGTGGCTGCGGCCCAGGCTGCTTTTCCCGGCTGGGCGGCAATGGCGCCCGGCGAGCGCCGTGACCGTTTGCTCAAGGCTGCCGAGCAGTTGCAGGCTCGCAGTGCCGAGTTCATTGCGGCTGCCGGAGAAACCGGAGCAATGGCCAACTGGTACGGTTTCAATGTGCAGTTGGCCGCCAACATGCTACGTGAAGCCGCGTCGATGACTACTCAGATCACTGGCGAGGTGATTCCCTCCAACGTTCCTGGCAATTTTGCCATGGCTTTGCGCCAGCCTTGCGGTGTGGTGCTCGGCATTGCTCCGTGGAATGCACCGGTGATTCTCGCCACTCGGGCCATCGCCATGCCGTTGGCCTGTGGCAATACGGTGGTGCTCAAGGCATCGGAGATCAGCCCCGCTGTGCATCGGCTGATTGGCCAGGTGTTGCAGGATGCCGGGCTGGGTGACGGTGTGGTCAACGTGATCAGCAATGCACCTGCCGATGCAGCGGCGATTGTCGAACGCCTGATCGCCAATCCTGCGGTGCGTCGGGTCAACTTCACCGGTTCCACCCATGTGGGGCGCATCGTTGGAGAACTGTCGGCACGGCACCTGAAACCTGCACTGCTGGAACTGGGCGGCAAGGCACCGTTTCTGGTGCTGGACGATGCCGATCTGGATGCCGCAGTCGAAGCGGCGGCATTTGGGGCTTATTTCAACCAGGGCCAGATCTGCATGTCCACCGAGCGCCTGATTGTCGATCAGAAAGTCGCCGACAGCTTTCTCGCCAAGCTCACAGCAAAGATCGAAACCTTGCGTGCCGGTAATCCGCATGACAGTGATTCGGTGCTGGGTTCGCTGGTGGATGTCAGCGCTGGCACACGTATCAAAGCACTGATCGACGATGCCGTCGGGCTGGGTGCGAAGCTGGTGACTGGCGGCCAATTGCAGGGCAGCATTCTGCAACCGACGCTGCTCGACGGTGTGACTGAGCGCATGCGCCTTTACCGCGAAGAGTCGTTCGGGCCGGTCGCTGTGCTGATACGCGGGGAAGGGGACGAGGCGCTGCTGCGGCTGGCCAATGATTCGGAATTCGGCCTGTCGGCGGCGATTTTCAGCCGTGACACCAGTCGTGCGCTGGCATTGGCCCAGAGGGTCGAATCGGGCATCTGCCATATCAACGGGCCGACCGTACACGACGAGGCGCAAATGCCCTTCGGCGGGGTCAAGTCCAGCGGTTATGGCAGCTTCGGCGGCAAGGCCTCAATCGAGCATTTCACTCAGTTGCGATGGGTGACCTTGCAAAACGGGCCACGGCACTACCCTATTTGATGTTCCTTGTGCTGACAGCAATGTCTTGTAGCCGATACGTTGCCGTCAGTTAGCCATACATAACAATAACAAGGCTGCAGCCAGGTGCTGCTGCGCTCATGTCAGCCGGCCATGTGCCGGCTGGCGAGCGCGCCCTTGATGGAGAGAGCGCACGTGAGTTCCGAAATCAGATCGTCATCCCAGCAGAGTGAAGCCTGCGAGCCTCGCTACCGTGAGGTTGCCATCGGCCACCCGGCCATCGAAGTTCGCGAAGAACAGGGCATTCTGCACATGCGTGCACTTGAGCCGCTCGCGGAATACCCCGACCGATTGCTTGAACGGTTGGTGCATTGGGCCAACGTGCGCCCACAACAGACATTCATCGCTGCCCGCGATAGCCTGGGCGGCTGGCGCAAGGTCAGTTACGCGGACATGCTGACTGACGTCCGGGCCATTGCACAGAGCTTGCTTGATTACGGTTTGTCAGCCGAAAACCCGCTTGCGCTGCTGTCGGGCAACGACATCGAGCATCTACAGATAGCCTTGGGAGCGATGTACGCCGGGATTCCCTATTGCCCGGTTTCACCGGCTTACTCGGTCATGTCCCAGGATTTCGCCAAGTTGCGCCATGTCTGCGACGTTTTGCAGCCGGGCTTGATCTTTGTCAGCGATGCAGCGCTTTTTCAGCGCGCCATCGAGGCTGTGATTCCGGCCGACACCCCCCTGATTGCTGTAAGAGGACAACTGAGTGGCAGGCGCCAGGTGAGTTTTGCCAGCCTCCTGGAGCAGCCCGGAGGCCCTGAAGCCGAGGCCGCTTTTCAAGCCAGCGGGCCGGACAGTATTGCCAAATTCCTGTTCACGTCGGGCTCGACCCGACTGCCCAAGGCGGTAGTCACTACTCAGCGCATGTTGTGCGCCAATCAGCAGATGCTGCTGCAGACTTTTCCAGTGTTTGGCACAGAGCCTCCGGTGCTGGTGGA contains:
- the tnpB gene encoding IS66 family insertion sequence element accessory protein TnpB (TnpB, as the term is used for proteins encoded by IS66 family insertion elements, is considered an accessory protein, since TnpC, encoded by a neighboring gene, is a DDE family transposase.), whose translation is MDFRKSIDGLAALVELDIKVAVFDPVLFVFLNKPRNRVKILYWERNGFCLWLKRLESERFKTSPDATDEAIVLTVQELNWMLDGFDLWRNRPHQVLTPRFVA